Part of the Chthoniobacterales bacterium genome is shown below.
TTCCGAATCGAATCGGAGTCGAAACGCCGGAAGGCGGCGACGGCATCCAGTTTTGGGGCCAGAGTTTCGTGGCTGATCCGTCGGGCATGATCCTGAAAAAAGGTTCGGTCGATCAGGAGGAAATCCTCATTGTCGAGGCCAATCTTGGCACGCTCGACACGCAGCGCACGCACTGGCCGTTTCTGCGCGACCGGCGCATCGACGCCTACAGCGACCTGACCCGCCGCTATATCGACTAACATTCCAATGTCCTCCCCCACTCCAGCCAGTCTCGGTTATCGCATGCCCGCCGAATGGGAGCCGCACGCTGCCACATGGTTTTCCTGGCCGCGTCCCGAGGGAATCAGCTTCCCGGATTCCTACGAGTCCGTCCTGCCCGCGCTCACGCAAATGGTGGACGCACTGCGCGAGTCGGAGGCCGTCAACATCAACGTCCCTAACATGGACGTCGAGCAAATGGTGAGGCGCCAGTTGAGTTCCATCGATATCAGCCATGTCACCTTTCGGCACATTCCAACGAACGAATGCTGGTGCCGTGATCACGGCCCGATCTTCGTCAAACGCGACTCGGATCGATCCGTCGCCATCGTCGATTGGGACTACAACGCCTGGGGCTGGAAATATCCCCCAGTGGACTTCGATGAAGATGTGCCGACGCGGGTTGGAGAATTGTTAGGAATGGATGTTTTCTATCCGCGCATCGTGATGGAAGGCGGCTCGATTGAAGTGAATGGCTCCGGCACTTTGCTAACCACCAGCGCGTGTCTGCTGCATCCGAATCGCAATCCCAATCTAACCAAAACTCAAATCGAGGAGAAACTGCGCGACTACCTGGGCGTGCGTCATTTCCTCTGGCTCGGAGACGGCATTATCGGCGACGACACGGACGGTCACATCGACGATATTAGTCGTTTCGCAGACCGCTCAACGGTCATCACGGTCGTCGAGGATGATCCGGCGGATGCCAACTACGAGCCGCTCCAGCACAACCTGAATCTGCTGAAAGAAATGCAAGTCGAGGACGGCACGCCGCTGCATTTGCTAACCTTGCCCATGCCATCGGCAGTCATCAAACAGGAGCAGCGACTGCCTGCTAGCTACGCTAATTTTTACATTGCTAACAAAGTCGTCCTGCTCCCGATTTTTCACCAGCCGACCGACGCCTGGGCGACATCTGTTTTGCAGCAAGCATTTCCCACTCGGCGCATCGTCGGCATCGATTGCCGCGAACTCATCTGGGGCCTCGGCGCCTTCCACTGCCTTTCGCAGCAGCAGCCGGCGTAGTTAGTTAAAGCAAGGTTCCGCGCAGCAAAAGAATCGCGGCCGAAAAATAAATTACCAGTCCCGTCACATCGACCAGCGTTGCCACGAGCGGAGCCGAGGACGTCGCCGGGTCGAGCCCACATCTACGAAGCAGAAAGGGCAGCATGGAACCCGCGAGCGATCCCCAGAGAACAACCCCGACCAGCGACAAGGAAACCGTGGCGGCAATCAACAGCCAGTGTTCTCCGTATTGATGGCTGAAAAGCGTCCAGACACAGATGCGCGTAAATCCGATCACGGCCAGGATGAGACCTAACATGAGGCCTGAGAGAAATTCTCGTCGCATGACACGCCACCAATCCACCAGCGTCACTTCCCCCAAGGCCATCGCGCGAATGATTAGCGTTGTCGCCTGCGAACCGGAGTTGCCGCCGCTGGAAATAATCAACGGCATAAACAAAGCTAGTACGACTGCTTTGGCGATTACATTTTCAAAAAAACCCAGCGCTGTGGCTGTTAGCATTTCTCCAATGAATAGAATCACCAGCCAGACCGCGCGCTTCTTCACCATGCCGAAAAGCGAGATGTCCAGATACGGCTCATCGAGCGCTTCCATACCACCCAACTTCTGAATGTCTTCCGTGGTTTCTTCCTCGGCGATGTCGAGAATGTCGTCCACTGTCACGATTCCGACTAACTTGGCTTCGGAATCGACTACCGGCAGCGCCGTACGGTCGTATTTTCGGAAAACCTGCACCGCGTCACCTTGGGAATCGGTCACTTTCAGCGGCTCGACAAAGCTGCCTTGTAGCGCGCTGACTAACATATCCGTGGGTTTGAGCAAAAACTCGCTGATGCGCACGTCGTTGACTAGCATTCCCGACGAATCGACCACATAGATTACGTTCAAAGTCTCGCTCGCATGCCCATGTTTCCTAATAAAATCCAGCACGTCGGAGACCCGCCAGTCTTGTCTCACTGAAATGAAATCCGGAGTCATCAAACGCCCGACGCTTTCCTCGGGGTAGTTGAGCAACGCCTGCGCCACGGCGCGTTCTTTTGGTGTTAGAAGTCGCAGCAGTTGCGAGACAACATTCGCCGGCAATTCCTCGAGCAAGGCCGTGCGATCATCGGGCGACATCTCGTTGAGAATCCCCACCACCTGCTCCTGGCCCATCGCATGGAGCAGCGCGGTTTGCGTGTCCACATCGAGATATTCAAAGGTGTCGGCTGCAATCGAATGCGGCAGAACGCGGAAGAAAATAACCTGCTCCTCCACCTCCAGATCGGAGAGCAACTCCGCCAGATCCGCCACTGGCCAGTCTGTGAAAACAGAGCGGAGAGAGGTGAAATCCCTCTGGGAAATCATCTCTCGAATCTCGGGAGCGAGAAGTTTGCCGACCATTCCCCAGCTTTAAAGGGTCGGCATTTCCCCGCAAGCAAGAAATGGATAAACTTCTGGCACCCCAGAGTCGGGTTTCATTGTTATCACCGGGGATGCAAGCCTCACATTGGACTTAAACTCGCATGTTAGTTTTTTCTACTAACAAAAAAGGCGGCCCAGTTTCCCGGGCCGCCCTGTGAGTTAAGGATAGTTAGTTTTCTTCAGCGGCAGCAGTGAAACGGCCGGGGCCGGTCTGCTCCACACCCTTGAGCTTGTAGATGCGGATCGAGACGATGCGCTTTGGCTCCGGATGGGTGAATTGATAGTTCTTTTTGATGAGCGCTTCGGTGATTTCAGCGCAGCTCAACGGGCGCTTGGAACGCTTGAGAACGGAAACAACTGCGGCGGAAAGTGGACCACTAGGAGAGGTCACGCGGCCACGTCCTTTTTTCGGGCCGGTCTTGCTAACCTTGGCTGGCGCCGGCTTCGTCGCTTTTGCAGGAGCGGTCTTGGCTGGAGCCGCTTTCACTGGCTTGGTGGCTTTGGCAGCCTTCACAGGTTTGGCTGGCGCTGCAGCTTTGACGATTTTCTTGGCAGCGGCTTTAGGGGCGGCTTTCTTGACGGGTTTAGGTGTAGCTTTTTTAGGCATGGCCGCATATTAGTAATCTTTTCGGCTAATGCAAATACTATCTTATGCATTCCAGCTAGAAAGTTAGCTGTTAGCCCTTGGTTAGGAGATGCATGTTAGTTGCTAACACGACTAGCTATTTGAAAAACTATGCTAGCACCATTGTTAGCAAGCATCCGGCGCCGCGTCCGAGGTTAGCTGCCCATGCCTTGCATCCACTTTTTCGCTCCCGGAGCCGCGGCCAGACGACCCTTTACAAAGCACGATCTCTCGTTACACTAGACGGCTCCACCTATGTTAAACGTCTCCATTTACCTGCTTCTCGGCATTTTGATCATCACTGCCGTGCTCATGGTCTTGATCGTCCTGATGCAACGTCCGAAAAACGAGGGCCTCGGCGCTTCCTTCGGCGGCGGCATGACGCAGGACCTGTTCGGAGCCCAGACCACCAACGTCCTCCAGAAATTCACGGTTTACCTCGGTGCGATCTTCTTTGGCTCCTGCCTGCTCCTCACCGTTCTTTACTCGAAATCCTCCACCCAGCAGTCGGCCATTCAAAAGCAACTCGCCGCCTCTGCTGCCGCGAAGAAATTGCTCCCCGCTTCCTCCCCGACTCCGCAGGCGGCCATCGTCGCCACGCCGACCGCTTCCCCGACTCCCTCAACGCCAGCGCCGAGTGCCACACCAACGCCTGAGGCGACTCCAACTCCCCTGGCTGCGCCTATTGCGCCCGCTCCGGAAGCTGCGGCTCCCATTTCACCTGTGGAATCTGCCGCATCTCCTTCGGCCACTCCGTAAATTTTCCTCCTCAATCGGGTGATTCGCCACTTCACCAGCAAAATTCCGCGCCCGACGATCCCTTTCCGAGGGTGGGTTTTGCTGGTTATCGGCTTGGCCGCCCTCAGTTTCGGCTGCTCGCCCGTGGCGAAACGGGCTGACCTCGCCTTCCTCAATGGAGCCGAGCCCGAGTCAATCGACCCGGCGGTGATCACCGGCCAGCTCGACGGGCGTGTCGCATATGCCTTGTTCGAGGGCTTGATGGCTTACGGGCCCGACGGCGTTCCCCAGCCCGGCACGACGGAGACTTACGAGATGTCGCCAGACGGCCTCGTTTACACATTTCACTTAAGGTCGAATGCGAAGTGGTCGAATGGGAAACCGGTCACCGCCCAGGACTTCGTCGCCTCGTGGAAACGTGTCCTCGAGCCCGCCCAAGCCGCCGAATACGCTTACCAACTCCACTATTTGAAAAATGGTCGCGCCTACAACGAAGGCACGCTGAAGGATTTTTCCCAAGTCGGAGTGCGCGCCGCCGATGAGCGGACTTTGATCGTTACCTTGGAAAATCCGACGCCATTTTTCCTCGGGCTCTGCTGCTTCTGCACGCTGCTCCCGGTGCCCATCGAAACAATCCAGAAATATGGCGAGGACTGGATCAAGCCCGGCAAAATCGTCGGCAACGGCGCGTTCACGCTGGAGGAATGGAAGCTGAACGACCACATCCGTCTGCGTAAAAGCCCGACCTATTGGAACGCTGCTAACATCCGTCTAAACACGATCGACGTCCTGCCCATCGAGAACTCGATGACGGCCTACAATTTCTACAAATCCGGCGTCGCCGACCTGATGATGGACAAAGGTCTAACTCCGCCAGCGCTGATGTCGGAGTTGAAAAAGATGCCCGACTTCAACTCCGCCCCGTTCCTCGGCAACTACTTCATCCGCTACAACGTCTCGCATCCGCCCTTCAACGACGCCCGTGTGAGGCTCGCCTTTTCGCTCGTCATCGACAAGGATCTCATTGTGAACAAAATCACCCGCGCGGGCGAGATTCCCGCGACTAGTTTCGTTCCGCCGAAGACCGCCGGCTATAATTCGCCGCCCGGCTATGCGCGCGATCCTGAGAAGGCCAGACAACTGTTAGCAGCGGCAGGTTATCCCGGTGGAAAAGGATTTCCGCTGATCGAATATCTCTACGATGACAAGAAGATTAATGAGAATATCGCGGTCGAGTTGCAGGCGATGTTTCAACGCGAACTCGGCGTGCGAGTCGGATTGAAACGTCAGGAATGGAAGGTCTATCTCAACTCGCAAAACCGGCTCGACTACGATTTTTGCCGCAGCAGTTGGGTCGGCGACTACAATGATCCTAACACTTTCATGGACATGTTTGTGACCGACGGAGGCAACAACCGCACTGGCTGGTCTAACAAACAATACGACGCCTGGATCGCCGAGGCTGCGAAAGAACTCGATCCTAACAAACGCCAGAATATTTTCCGCCGCGCGGAGACGATGTTAGTCACCGAGGAGGCACCCATCTGCCCGCTCTATTACTATGTCGGCATCCAGCTTTACGACTCGAAGAAGTGGGGCGGCATCCAGTCCAATGTTCTCGACGAGCATCCGCTCCGAACCATTTACCGGAAGGTGCCCTGACATCATGGATCGCCTAACCTTCGGCCTTTTTCGTATCGCCGTCTGGCTGCTGGAGCGGCTGCCCATTCGAGTTGCATTCCTATCTGGGCGATTGTTAGGACTCATCGGCTACTATCTAGCATTCTCCAGCCGGAAAACGGCACTGGCAAATCTAGCCATAGCGTTTGGTCGCGAGAAATCTCCCGCCGAACTCCACCAGCTCGCCCGCGCGCATTTCCAAAATCTCGTGGCTAACATCTTTGCCGTCCCCGCGCTTTCGCGGTTGAGCCGCGAGGAAATCAAGGATCGCATCGTCCTCGAAAGCGACGCCATAGTTAGAAGACTGCAAGCCCAAGGCACAGGCACAATCTGGGCGCTCAACCACATGGCGAACTGGGAGCTCATCGCGCAGATCATGTTCCTCTTTGAGGGCACCGGCCTCTCTGCGATTTATCAGCGCCTCGGCAATCCGCTGATGGACGAGTATGTTAGAAAAACGCGGGCCCGTTTCGGCATTCACATGGTCGAGCGCAAAGAGGGTTTCAATGAATCCATTGCCACCATCCGGCGCGGCGGCATCGCCGGAGTTTTGATCGATCAACACGCGGGCGACGGCGGAGTCTGGACGCCATTTTTCCAGAAGCTCGCCTCGACCTCGCCCCTGGCTGCGTTGCTCGCCGCCCGCTCCGGCGGCGTGCTCATTCCCGTGAGCGTGCAGACGACCGGCGTGGCGCGTTGGAAGATCATTTTCGAGGAGCCGCTGCCGCCCGTGCGCCGCGATGTGGACCAGACCACTGCTAAACTCAATCTCGTTCTCGAAAAACAAATCCGCCGCAGTCCGCACGAGTGGTTCTGGGTCCATGATCGCTGGAAGATCCCGTCGCCGGAATTTCTTCTCTCAAACACGAAACGCTACCGGCGCGGCATCGTTTTGCCCGAGGGAATAACTTTTGCCGACCTCCAGCCGTTTCGCCTCGTCGTCCGCTCAAGCAACTGGCTGGGCGACGCCATTATGACCGTTCCCGCCGTGCGCGCGATGAAACACGGCCGGCCCGACTTGCATCTGACTGTGCTCTGCCGCGAAAAACTCACCGACCTCTGGAAGCTCGTCCCCGAGGTGGACGACGTCATCGGCATCCGTCCGGGTCAGGGCGTTTTCTCCGTGGCAAAAATGTTGCGCGGAAAATTCGACGCCGGCGTCATACTGCCCAACTCCATGCGCAGTGCGTTGGAACTCCGGCTCGCCGGATTGCCGCGCCGCGCCGGTTACGATCGCCAGGGACGAAAATTTCTCCTCGATCAAATCATCAAAGACCCGAAACGCGTCGGGCCGCCGGAGCATCAGAGCCTGCATTATTTGCGGTTGGCCGCAGCCATCGGCGGCAACCTCGACTTTGCCAGCTTCCCCACGCTCACCCGCAATAAACCCTATGCCCCCATTCGACTCGGACTCTGCCCCGGCGCCGAATACGGGCCCGCCAAACGCTGGCTCCCGGAACGATTCGCCGCCGTTGGACAAGCCGTGGCCCAGCGCCGCCATTGCGAATGGCTCATTCTTGGCACCGCCGCCGATAGCGAAATCGCTGAATCGATTGCAACTCAGATCGGGCCGAGCGCGAAAAATCTCGCGGGCAAAACCACTCTCACCGAGCTCATCGAACTGCTTGGCCAGTGCAGCGCCCTGCTCACCAACGATACCGGCACGATGCACCTCGCCGCCTTGCTTGGCGTGCCTACCATCTCCGTTTTTGGCAGCACCGAGCCGCTCCTTACTGGTCCCATGGGTCCGAATCACCGGGTCATTCGCCACCAAGTGGAATGCAGCCCGTGTTTTCTGCGCGAATGCCCCATCGACTTCCGCTGCATGAACGCTGTGCAGGTGGACGAAGTCACCGAGGCCGTGCTCAAAGCCATCGGCGGCTGAGTGGCTCTCAGGGAGCGTAAGCGACTCTCCAGCGCACGTCTCGTCCCGGGGGTCTGTAAAGCTTTGAGGCGAGACACCTCAAAGAACACACGGGACGCGTGCGCTCCCGGAGATGAGAATCTGACGCTGTTTTACGGCTCGATCAGACGATTTTCGGCAGCAAATACCCGAGCAGATCGGCGATGGCGATGCGTTCCTGGCGGCCGTCGTCGCGGTGGCGCAACGTCACAGTGCCCTGAAACTCCGGGCCTTTTTCTCCGAGCGTATCGAAGTCGATCGTGATGCCAAACGGCGTGCCCGCTTCGTCCTGCCGCGCGTAACGTTTCCCGATGGAGCCGCCCTCGTCGTAGAAGCAGGTCATGTGCTTTTTCAGGAGGTCGTAAACTTCGCGGGCTTTGGCAACGAGCTCCGGCTTGTTCTTGAGCAATGGGAAGATGCCCACTTTCACCGGAGCAAGTCGCGGGTGGAAACGCATGATGGTGAGTGTTTCAGTGTTTCCTTTGGCGTCGGTTTTTTCCACTTCGGTGAAAGCGTCGGCGAGAACAGCGAGGGCGAGACGGTCGAGTCCTGCGCTCGGCTCGATGACGTGCGGTACATAGAAGCCTTTCAGCAGGCGGTCGCAGAAGGCGGCGGCTTCCTCGGGCGATTTGTTGCGGGCGGTCCATTCGGATGCAACTCCGCTCACAAATTCCGCTTTTTGTTCGTCTGTGAGTTTGGTGACTGCGGCACGAAGTTCCTCGTCGAAGACTTCGAGCGGTTTGCTGCTGGCTTTTTGGTGCGCCTGCAGATCGAAGTCGCTCCGGGCGGCGATGCCCTCAAGTTCCTCAGTGCCGAAGGGAAACTTAAAGAGAATATCGACACAAGCGCGGGCGTAATGGGCCAGTTCTTCCTTGGTCTGCCAGTGATAATCGAGCACGTCGGCACCAAGACCGATGCCAGCATAATAAGCGGTGCGCTCCTTCACCCAATAGCGATGCCACAAGTCCCAGCCCCAGTCGGGTTGCGGCGTACTGAGGTCGGCCGAGTCGCTGTATTCCGCAACGTGGCCGTGAATGAGGCGAACGGCCTCGTCGGGCGGAATGAAGAATTCGAGTTCCATCTGCTCGAACTCGCGTGACCGAAAAGTGAAATTTTTCGGGGTGACTTCGTTGCGAAAGGCCTTTCCAATCTGGCAGATGCCGAAGGGGACTTTGACCCGAGTGGAATCGACCACGTTTTTGAATTGCGCGAAAATCGCCTGGGCTGTTTCCGGGCGCAGATACGTGACATCCGCCTCGGTCGCCGTCGGGCCGAGGTAGGTTTTCAGCATCAAATTGAAGGGACGCGCCTCATTGAGCGCACCGCCGGTTTCTGGATGAAAATTCACGGAATCCACCACGGTTTCAATGCGTTCCTCGCCCAGCAAAACGATGGCATCGGGTTCGCCTGCGGATTCACCCGCATTGAGGGCGATCAAGGCTCGAACCCGCTTGCGAAAGCTCTCGATGTGTTCGCCGTTTTTCAGGAGGACATCAAAGGGACGCGCCATTTTCCAACCGGTGGGCGACTCCGCACCCGTGAAATGCATCGCAACGCCACTCTGCGGCTCGACATGATCCGCCCGCACCCGCTTGTTCGTAAGCACACATTCACGCATCAAATCGGCAAAAGTATCCACGTGGCCGGAGGCTTTCCAAATGGAGGGATTCATGAGGATGGAGGCGTCCAGACCGACGACATCCTCACGTTCGCGAACCATTCTACGCCACCACGAATCGCGCAGATTACGCTTTAACTCCGCTCCCAAGGGGCCGTAATCCCAGACGCCGCCGCAGCCGCCGTAGAT
Proteins encoded:
- the secG gene encoding preprotein translocase subunit SecG, producing MLNVSIYLLLGILIITAVLMVLIVLMQRPKNEGLGASFGGGMTQDLFGAQTTNVLQKFTVYLGAIFFGSCLLLTVLYSKSSTQQSAIQKQLAASAAAKKLLPASSPTPQAAIVATPTASPTPSTPAPSATPTPEATPTPLAAPIAPAPEAAAPISPVESAASPSATP
- the waaF gene encoding lipopolysaccharide heptosyltransferase II, with amino-acid sequence MDRLTFGLFRIAVWLLERLPIRVAFLSGRLLGLIGYYLAFSSRKTALANLAIAFGREKSPAELHQLARAHFQNLVANIFAVPALSRLSREEIKDRIVLESDAIVRRLQAQGTGTIWALNHMANWELIAQIMFLFEGTGLSAIYQRLGNPLMDEYVRKTRARFGIHMVERKEGFNESIATIRRGGIAGVLIDQHAGDGGVWTPFFQKLASTSPLAALLAARSGGVLIPVSVQTTGVARWKIIFEEPLPPVRRDVDQTTAKLNLVLEKQIRRSPHEWFWVHDRWKIPSPEFLLSNTKRYRRGIVLPEGITFADLQPFRLVVRSSNWLGDAIMTVPAVRAMKHGRPDLHLTVLCREKLTDLWKLVPEVDDVIGIRPGQGVFSVAKMLRGKFDAGVILPNSMRSALELRLAGLPRRAGYDRQGRKFLLDQIIKDPKRVGPPEHQSLHYLRLAAAIGGNLDFASFPTLTRNKPYAPIRLGLCPGAEYGPAKRWLPERFAAVGQAVAQRRHCEWLILGTAADSEIAESIATQIGPSAKNLAGKTTLTELIELLGQCSALLTNDTGTMHLAALLGVPTISVFGSTEPLLTGPMGPNHRVIRHQVECSPCFLRECPIDFRCMNAVQVDEVTEAVLKAIGG
- a CDS encoding glycine--tRNA ligase, coding for MAKENTANERMEKLVSLCKRRGFIFQSSEIYGGCGGVWDYGPLGAELKRNLRDSWWRRMVREREDVVGLDASILMNPSIWKASGHVDTFADLMRECVLTNKRVRADHVEPQSGVAMHFTGAESPTGWKMARPFDVLLKNGEHIESFRKRVRALIALNAGESAGEPDAIVLLGEERIETVVDSVNFHPETGGALNEARPFNLMLKTYLGPTATEADVTYLRPETAQAIFAQFKNVVDSTRVKVPFGICQIGKAFRNEVTPKNFTFRSREFEQMELEFFIPPDEAVRLIHGHVAEYSDSADLSTPQPDWGWDLWHRYWVKERTAYYAGIGLGADVLDYHWQTKEELAHYARACVDILFKFPFGTEELEGIAARSDFDLQAHQKASSKPLEVFDEELRAAVTKLTDEQKAEFVSGVASEWTARNKSPEEAAAFCDRLLKGFYVPHVIEPSAGLDRLALAVLADAFTEVEKTDAKGNTETLTIMRFHPRLAPVKVGIFPLLKNKPELVAKAREVYDLLKKHMTCFYDEGGSIGKRYARQDEAGTPFGITIDFDTLGEKGPEFQGTVTLRHRDDGRQERIAIADLLGYLLPKIV
- a CDS encoding agmatine deiminase family protein; this translates as MSSPTPASLGYRMPAEWEPHAATWFSWPRPEGISFPDSYESVLPALTQMVDALRESEAVNINVPNMDVEQMVRRQLSSIDISHVTFRHIPTNECWCRDHGPIFVKRDSDRSVAIVDWDYNAWGWKYPPVDFDEDVPTRVGELLGMDVFYPRIVMEGGSIEVNGSGTLLTTSACLLHPNRNPNLTKTQIEEKLRDYLGVRHFLWLGDGIIGDDTDGHIDDISRFADRSTVITVVEDDPADANYEPLQHNLNLLKEMQVEDGTPLHLLTLPMPSAVIKQEQRLPASYANFYIANKVVLLPIFHQPTDAWATSVLQQAFPTRRIVGIDCRELIWGLGAFHCLSQQQPA
- a CDS encoding peptide ABC transporter substrate-binding protein gives rise to the protein MIRHFTSKIPRPTIPFRGWVLLVIGLAALSFGCSPVAKRADLAFLNGAEPESIDPAVITGQLDGRVAYALFEGLMAYGPDGVPQPGTTETYEMSPDGLVYTFHLRSNAKWSNGKPVTAQDFVASWKRVLEPAQAAEYAYQLHYLKNGRAYNEGTLKDFSQVGVRAADERTLIVTLENPTPFFLGLCCFCTLLPVPIETIQKYGEDWIKPGKIVGNGAFTLEEWKLNDHIRLRKSPTYWNAANIRLNTIDVLPIENSMTAYNFYKSGVADLMMDKGLTPPALMSELKKMPDFNSAPFLGNYFIRYNVSHPPFNDARVRLAFSLVIDKDLIVNKITRAGEIPATSFVPPKTAGYNSPPGYARDPEKARQLLAAAGYPGGKGFPLIEYLYDDKKINENIAVELQAMFQRELGVRVGLKRQEWKVYLNSQNRLDYDFCRSSWVGDYNDPNTFMDMFVTDGGNNRTGWSNKQYDAWIAEAAKELDPNKRQNIFRRAETMLVTEEAPICPLYYYVGIQLYDSKKWGGIQSNVLDEHPLRTIYRKVP
- the mgtE gene encoding magnesium transporter; the protein is MVGKLLAPEIREMISQRDFTSLRSVFTDWPVADLAELLSDLEVEEQVIFFRVLPHSIAADTFEYLDVDTQTALLHAMGQEQVVGILNEMSPDDRTALLEELPANVVSQLLRLLTPKERAVAQALLNYPEESVGRLMTPDFISVRQDWRVSDVLDFIRKHGHASETLNVIYVVDSSGMLVNDVRISEFLLKPTDMLVSALQGSFVEPLKVTDSQGDAVQVFRKYDRTALPVVDSEAKLVGIVTVDDILDIAEEETTEDIQKLGGMEALDEPYLDISLFGMVKKRAVWLVILFIGEMLTATALGFFENVIAKAVVLALFMPLIISSGGNSGSQATTLIIRAMALGEVTLVDWWRVMRREFLSGLMLGLILAVIGFTRICVWTLFSHQYGEHWLLIAATVSLSLVGVVLWGSLAGSMLPFLLRRCGLDPATSSAPLVATLVDVTGLVIYFSAAILLLRGTLL